The following proteins are co-located in the Rippkaea orientalis PCC 8801 genome:
- a CDS encoding chloride channel protein encodes MKPHLIVKRLYQWVKSSHLGVNATDSRYAFVEACLLGLLSGIAALILKEGVGWLGGWRVSLANQLGAIWVLPLGGLFLGSMAGWLIEQTSPTAAGGGITQVKAALARYPVPLSLRVAVVKLIGTILVLGGGLTLGRRAPTVHVGAALAAQLSSWVPTSPEHRRQMIAAGAAAGLAAGFGTPIAGVLFVVEELMRDVSGLTLQTSIIASFTGAVVSLIVEARSLSFAPLLNLPNISFSVDDIPFYLLLGILAGFLGALFKQGLLFSLAIQSRLKLPLPWRIGLVAMISGLIIALLPPFFQDNTRLQTVLVRGELSTEKIFLAFVAHFFLTMLAYSSNAPGGLFAPALVLGSALGYLVGDLEQFIMGSSSQSAFALAGMGGFFSAVVGVPVTAIVIVFELNSNFNIVLPLMVTSSVAYVVADSFSRGSLYERMLKARGIYLDNNPVVQDFLSQLTAADVMQSQVETLPSDLTLDQVIQAMSLSSHRGFPVMEEGKLVGIVTQTDVANAAKLSSQTPVKQFMTPRPISVEADALLSDVLYLLNRYQLSRLPVTEGSKLVGIITRTDIIRVEANQLEGNDSKLNEAIPEPSYIAYQTRAPATGGGRILLPLADPKTATALFQIGAAIARQQNDELECLQVIKVPKHKKPAQTPVKSQHSRHLLHRMERLGRRQKLPVHTQVRVAHDIAQGILDTIRERHINLMVMEWNGETGTPGAIFGHVVDLLIRKAPCELVLVKLGNREPSYPDSLNRDATWLIPIAGGPNAQRALELLPGLTGLYDRPRSPIIWLCKVFPPAGALPDYQVLEQTAQAVKDAVARPVIPLPIRSQSVADAVVHLAAAETCDVVMLGVSREGLLEQVIHGNIPKAIAKQVDSTVILVRGAL; translated from the coding sequence ATGGCTGGATGGTTAATCGAACAAACCTCTCCTACCGCCGCAGGAGGCGGTATTACCCAAGTTAAAGCGGCCTTAGCCCGTTATCCAGTGCCTTTGTCCCTGCGAGTAGCGGTCGTTAAACTCATTGGCACAATTCTAGTCCTAGGAGGAGGATTAACCCTCGGTCGGCGAGCCCCAACCGTTCATGTCGGTGCAGCCTTAGCGGCACAGTTGAGTAGTTGGGTTCCTACTTCCCCTGAACATCGTCGACAAATGATTGCGGCCGGCGCGGCGGCAGGACTCGCGGCCGGTTTTGGAACCCCAATTGCAGGTGTGTTGTTCGTTGTAGAAGAGTTGATGCGAGATGTCTCAGGGTTAACGCTGCAAACCTCCATCATTGCCTCCTTTACTGGGGCAGTCGTCTCGTTAATTGTTGAAGCGCGATCGCTGTCTTTTGCCCCCCTCTTGAATCTCCCGAATATTAGTTTTTCGGTGGACGATATTCCCTTTTACCTATTATTAGGCATACTCGCAGGGTTTTTGGGGGCTCTCTTTAAACAAGGGTTACTGTTCAGTTTAGCTATCCAAAGTCGTCTCAAATTACCCCTACCCTGGCGTATTGGGCTAGTTGCAATGATTTCTGGCCTAATTATTGCTCTGTTGCCCCCATTTTTTCAAGATAATACCCGACTTCAGACTGTCTTGGTGAGGGGGGAACTCAGTACCGAGAAAATTTTCTTAGCCTTTGTTGCCCATTTTTTTCTGACCATGTTGGCCTATAGTTCTAATGCTCCAGGGGGGTTATTTGCCCCGGCCTTAGTCTTGGGTTCGGCCTTAGGCTATTTAGTGGGGGATTTGGAGCAGTTCATCATGGGAAGTAGTAGCCAATCAGCCTTTGCCTTAGCGGGGATGGGGGGCTTTTTTTCGGCAGTAGTTGGCGTTCCTGTTACGGCTATTGTGATTGTTTTTGAACTGAATAGCAATTTTAATATCGTTCTGCCGTTAATGGTTACTTCTTCGGTTGCCTATGTGGTGGCCGACAGTTTTTCACGGGGGTCTTTATACGAACGAATGCTCAAAGCGCGGGGCATTTACCTGGATAATAACCCTGTCGTTCAGGATTTTCTCTCTCAATTGACGGCAGCCGATGTCATGCAATCTCAGGTGGAAACCTTACCCAGTGACTTAACCTTAGATCAGGTGATCCAAGCTATGTCCTTATCGAGTCATCGCGGGTTTCCGGTGATGGAAGAAGGTAAATTAGTGGGCATTGTTACCCAAACCGATGTGGCCAACGCTGCCAAGCTGTCGAGTCAAACCCCCGTCAAGCAGTTTATGACTCCCCGTCCTATTAGCGTCGAAGCTGATGCTTTATTGAGTGATGTTCTCTATTTATTGAACCGTTATCAGTTGTCCCGTCTTCCTGTGACCGAAGGAAGTAAGTTGGTCGGAATCATCACCCGTACCGATATTATCCGTGTCGAAGCGAATCAACTGGAGGGGAATGATTCTAAACTCAATGAAGCCATCCCAGAACCCTCCTATATCGCCTATCAAACCCGTGCACCGGCCACGGGAGGGGGACGAATTTTGTTACCCTTGGCTGACCCCAAAACGGCAACGGCCTTGTTTCAAATTGGAGCAGCGATCGCTAGGCAACAAAATGACGAATTAGAATGTTTGCAGGTAATTAAGGTTCCTAAACACAAGAAACCAGCCCAAACCCCGGTTAAGTCGCAACATAGTCGCCATTTACTCCATCGCATGGAACGCTTAGGCCGTCGTCAAAAACTGCCAGTTCATACGCAAGTGAGGGTTGCTCATGATATTGCCCAAGGCATTTTAGATACGATTCGTGAACGCCATATCAATTTAATGGTGATGGAATGGAATGGAGAAACGGGGACTCCGGGGGCGATTTTTGGTCATGTGGTGGATTTACTGATTCGTAAAGCTCCGTGTGAGTTAGTTTTGGTTAAATTGGGCAACCGTGAGCCAAGTTATCCCGACAGTTTAAACAGGGATGCGACTTGGTTAATTCCCATCGCCGGGGGACCCAATGCCCAACGGGCTCTAGAATTATTACCGGGGTTAACTGGATTGTATGATCGTCCGCGATCGCCGATTATTTGGCTTTGTAAGGTGTTTCCACCTGCGGGTGCTCTTCCTGACTACCAAGTTCTCGAACAAACTGCCCAAGCTGTCAAAGATGCCGTTGCTCGGCCTGTGATTCCTTTACCCATTCGTTCCCAGTCGGTGGCGGATGCAGTCGTTCATCTAGCGGCGGCTGAAACTTGCGATGTGGTCATGTTGGGGGTCAGTCGAGAGGGACTCTTAGAACAGGTGATTCATGGTAATATTCCCAAGGCGATCGCTAAACAGGTTGATAGTACGGTTATTTTAGTTCGAGGAGCTTTATAG